The following proteins come from a genomic window of Citrobacter europaeus:
- the creB gene encoding two-component system response regulator CreB has protein sequence MQQPLIWLVEDEQGIADTLIYMLSQEGFSVEAFERGLPVLEKSRQRCPDAIVLDVGLPDISGFELCRRLLERHPALPILFLTARSDEVDRLLGLEIGADDYVAKPFSPREVCARVRTLLRRVQKFSAPSSMTRCGEFELNELAAQITWFGRPLNLTRYEFLLLKTLLMSPGRIYSRQQLMDLVWADAQDTFDRTVDTHIKTLRAKLRAINPEFSPINTHRGMGYSLRSV, from the coding sequence ATGCAACAGCCGTTGATCTGGTTAGTTGAGGATGAGCAGGGAATCGCCGATACGCTTATCTACATGCTGTCGCAGGAAGGTTTTAGCGTGGAAGCGTTTGAGCGCGGGTTACCGGTGCTGGAAAAATCTCGCCAGCGCTGTCCTGATGCGATCGTTCTGGATGTCGGTCTACCCGATATCAGCGGCTTTGAACTATGCCGACGTCTGCTGGAGCGTCATCCGGCGTTGCCGATCCTGTTTTTGACCGCGCGCAGCGATGAGGTGGATCGCCTGCTGGGGCTGGAAATCGGCGCGGATGACTATGTTGCCAAGCCTTTCTCTCCACGCGAGGTGTGCGCCCGCGTGCGTACGCTCCTGCGGCGGGTGCAGAAATTCTCCGCTCCTTCATCAATGACGCGCTGTGGGGAGTTTGAGCTTAATGAACTGGCCGCGCAGATAACCTGGTTTGGCAGGCCGTTAAACCTGACGCGCTATGAGTTTCTGTTGCTGAAAACGCTGCTGATGTCGCCGGGGCGTATTTACTCTCGCCAGCAGTTGATGGATTTAGTCTGGGCCGATGCGCAGGATACCTTCGACAGAACGGTCGATACCCACATCAAAACGCTGCGCGCCAAGCTGCGGGCTATCAACCCCGAGTTTTCCCCTATCAATACGCATCGCGGTATGGGATACAGCCTGAGGAGCGTCTGA